The Lagopus muta isolate bLagMut1 chromosome 4, bLagMut1 primary, whole genome shotgun sequence genome has a window encoding:
- the SMAD1 gene encoding mothers against decapentaplegic homolog 1, whose amino-acid sequence MNVTSLFSFTSPAVKRLLGWKQGDEEEKWAEKAVDALVKKLKKKKGAMEELEKALSCPGQPSNCVTIPRSLDGRLQVSHRKGLPHVIYCRVWRWPDLQSHHELKPLECCEFPFGSKQKEVCINPYHYKRVESPVLPPVLVPRHSEYNPQHSLLAQFRNLGQNEPHMPHNATFPDSFQQPNSHPFPHSPNSSYPNSPGSSSSTYPHSPASSDPGSPFQMPADTPPPAYLPPEDQMTHDTSQPMDTNMMAPGIHPDVHRGDVQAVAYEEPKHWCSIVYYELNNRVGEAFHASSTSILVDGFTDPSNNKNRFCLGLLSNVNRNSTIENTRRHIGKGVHLYYVGGEVYAECLSDSSIFVQSRNCNYHHGFHPTTVCKIPSGCSLKIFNNQEFAQLLAQSVNHGFETVYELTKMCTLRMSFVKGWGAEYHRQDVTSTPCWIEIHLHGPLQWLDKVLTQMGSPHNPISSVS is encoded by the exons ATGAACGTAacaagtttattttccttcaccAGCCCAGCGGTGAAGAGACTGTTGGGGTGGAAGCagggagatgaagaagaaaaatgggcaGAGAAGGCTGTTGATGCGCTAGTgaaaaaactgaagaagaagaaaggtgCTATGGAGGAGCTGGAGAAAGCGTTAAGTTGTCCTGGTCAGCCCAGCAACTGTGTCACAATTCCTCGGTCCTTGGATGGCCGGCTTCAGGTTTCACACCGGAAAGGGCTGCCACATGTAATTTACTGCAGAGTGTGGCGCTGGCCAGACCTGCAAAGCCATCATGAACTGAAACCACTGGAATGCTGCGAGTTTCCTTTTGGTTCAAAGCAGAAGGAGGTTTGCATCAATCCTTACCACTACAAGCGGGTAGAAAGTCCTG TTCTACCTCCAGTGCTGGTTCCACGGCACAGTGAGTACAACCCTCAGCACAGCCTCTTGGCTCAGTTCCGCAACTTGGGGCAAAATGAGCCCCACATGCCACACAACGCTACTTTcccggactcttttcagcagcCCAACAGTCACCCGTTTCCCCATTCGCCGAACAGCAGCTATCCAAACTCGCCTGGAAGCAGCAGTAGCACCTACCCACATTCTCCAGCCAGCTCAGACCCAGGAAGCCCTTTTCAGATGCCAG CTGATACTCCTCCTCCTGCTTACCTGCCTCCGGAAGATCAGATGACACACGATACCTCCCAGCCAATGGATACCAACATGATGGCACCTGGAATCCACCCTGACGTACACAGAGGAg ATGTTCAGGCTGTTGCTTATGAAGAGCCGAAGCACTGGTGCTCCATTGTTTATTACGAGCTGAATAATCGTGTTGGGGAGGCCTTCCACGCTTCTTCCACCAGCATCCTGGTGGATGGCTTCACTGATccttcaaacaacaaaaacagattttgcctggggctgctctccaaTGTTAACCGCAATTCCACCATTGAGAATACAAGGAGACACATTGGAAAAG GTGTTCATCTCTATTATGTTGGTGGAGAAGTGTATGCTGAATGCCTCAGCGACAGCAGTATTTTTGTGCAAAGTCGAAACTGCAACTACCACCATGGTTTCCATCCAACCACGGTGTGCAAAATTCCCAGTGGCTGCAGTTTGAAGATTTTCAATAATCAGGAGTTCGCTCAGCTTTTAGCACAGTCGGTGAACCATGGCTTTGAGACGGTGTATGAGCTTACTAAGATGTGCACTCTCCGCATGAGTTTTGTAAAG GGTTGGGGAGCTGAATACCATCGACAAGATGTAACAAGCACTCCATGCTGGATAGAGATACACCTTCACGGTCCTCTTCAGTGGCTGGATAAAGTACTTACTCAGATGGGCTCTCCTCATAATCCTATTTCTTCAGTGTCTTAA